AGAGCAAGCCCGAGCGCAGCAGCTCGCCAGACGGCGCCGGCACCCGCAGGAATCCGACTCCCGAGTACTCCTTGCCCTCGACTTCCAGCGGGGCCTGCACGTATTCGGTGGGCTTCCGGGTCGTGTGACCAGCCCTGACGACGTCCTCCATCACCGAGCTTGAGATCACCGACGCCACGTGGGTCACCGCCGGATCGGAGTGGTCGAGGAGCGCCTTGACCGGCTTGGCGTCGACCATGCGGTTGGTGTTGACCATGACCCTGCCGGTGGGAGAGTCGGCCAGCAGCGCGTCGAAGGCCTGCACGGGTCCCAGGTGCAAACTCGCCCGCAGCCGGAGCGTGATGTCGTCGGTGCGAAGCGGGGGAGCCCGTCGGCGCAGCTCGGCTTGCAGGGAGTCGAAGAACTTGTCCACGACGACGGCGACGAGTTCCGGGCGAACGCCCATGAGGTAGCCGTCACCGCGATACGCCCGGAAGTGGTGGTCCCAGTTGTCGCGCAGGCCGGTCCGGATGGCTGCCTGTTGCAGGACATCCGCCAGGACCTGCACGATGGTCTGCTGCTGGTTGGTGTTGTGCTCGCTGAAGCCGTGCACGTCCACCGCCAGGATGCCGATGTAGTCGCCGACAGGACGGTTGATCTCCTGGGGCTGGTCGTCCACCTGTTCACCTCCGAGGTCGTCTTCGCTGGACGGGATGGAGGTTGCCCGGTCATCGTGCGGAGTTCTGTCCAGAAGTGGACACATCGGCGCTGCGGAGCCGCCGCAGCGCCCCGAAGTCCGTGATGTGGAGCTTGCCGCGCGAGATCCGGATCAGCCCGGAGGACTTCCACCTGGCGAGCACCGGGGTGATCGCCGATCTCACGAGGCCGAGTGCGGCGGCCAGCTCTTCCTGGGACATGGCGATCGTGGTGGGAGCTGGATGGTCGGGGCCTGCGGCGTCGATCAACGTGGCGATCAGGTCGGCCAACCTGGCTGTGGTGGTGTGGTGGGCGAGCTGCCAGGCGTGGGCGGCGCTGGCCCGCAGCTTTCCCATGATGTAGCCGTCGAGCTGCGCTCTCAGCCCCAGAGTCTCGACGAGTTCGGTGAAGCGGCGGTCGGCGAGCTTGGAAGTGACTCCTGGTTCGATCGCCTGAACCGTGGCTGATCTGGGAAGTCCGTCGCGGCTGGAGAACTCGCCGATCACGTCGCCGGGGCCGCGGACCGCGAGCATTACCTCACGGCCGTCCGGCTCGGCGTAGACGACCTTCAGCCGTCCGGAAAGGCACAACAGCACCCAACCGCCTGGGGTTCCTTGGTCCAGCAGACGGTCGCCGGTCTGATGCTTGGCTCTGATGCCCTGGTGAACCATGGTCGACCAGGAACGGATGGGGATGAGGGACCGGAAACCGCGTGCTGTCCGGTGCTCGTGTGCCTCGCTCACGTATGTCGTGTTTAACGGCTGATCGGCCGCGCAGGGCGTGGGCGGAACAAGATCACTCGATGAGTCGCCGAAGCACTACCGCTCGTGATCCCGCTCTTCCTCCGACTCGTCCGTTCGGCGGAAGTCCAGGACTGTCTTGCCTGCCGCGAGGTCCGAACCGGCGATGTGCGGGCGGTCCTGCCGCCGCTGCGCCGAGGCGTAGGTGCCGGCGAGTTCGTCGAGGTCAGCGTGGTTCAGGGCGGCAGCGCGGACTTCGACGACGACCTCGGTGTCCTCGGGCACCGGCGGTTCGAGGTCGTGCCGCTCCAGCCAGGCAGGGCCTGCGGGGGTTGCCGAGAGGACGATCGCGCGCATGTCCCCGTTCTACCCGGCTCGCCTGCGCCCAGGCGTCATGCGGCGGATGGAACCGCCGATGGCGACCGGCGTCAGGACTGGCTGCGGATGCCGAGCTGGGCGCAGGTCTGGGCGTCGAGGTAGTCGAGGGCGAGGCGGCGGAAGACGTAGTCCGGCAGCGAGTGGGCGTATCCGATGTCCGGGTCGGACACCGGGCCGCGCGGCTCGAACTGCGCGCCGACGTACTTCGCCACGTAGGACTCCAGCGGCACGCCGTGCTGCAGGCCCAGCGAGACGGCGGCGGACAGGCTGTCCAGGAAACCGCTGAGCGGGCTGCCCTGCTGGTCGATGCTCACCCAGACCTCGCCGAGCTTCCCGTCCGGGTAGGCGTTGGTGGTCAGGTGGCCGGCGACGCCGCCGATGTCGAACCGGACGGTGTAGCCGCGACGGCGCCGCGGCGGGTGTTGCCGGACGGCGCCATGATCCATCCGGATGAGCTGGCGCCTGCGCTGCGCCGAGGCGACGTCGGTGCGGGCCATGCCGGAGGGCTCCTTCGGATCTGTCGTCCTTTATGGACGATCACGGACCGTACCTCAGCGGTGCGCCGCGCCCGCGTTCGGGTTGCGCTTCAGCTCCGCCGACGCGCGCGCAGCGTTCCGTCCGACAACGCCACTTCGGTTCCGAACTCGGCGCTGATCCGGGTGAGCGTGGCGTGCAGCCATTCGGTGTCGGCGGCCGACGCCGGGTGCAGGCGCATCCGCCTCGCCTGCATCGGCACCATGCGCAGCTCGACCAGGTCGCCGGTCGGCGTCAGCGAGGCGAAGAACAGCAGGCGGAGGTCGTCCCGGTAGTGCTCGTAGCCGGGGATCCCCTCGTAGTCGTCGATGAGATCGCCGCAGCCGTAGAGCACCAGCCTCCCGCGGTAGACCTCGATCGGCCGGGGGTGGTGCGAGGAGTGCCCGTGCACCACGTGCACCCCGCCGTCGATCAGCCGGTGCGCGAAGCCGATCTGCTCCGCGGTCACCGGGTACTGCCAGTTGGTGCCCCAGTGCAGCGAGACGACCACCAGGTCCCCGGGCCTGGTCTGCTCGCGGATCTCGGCGGTGAGCTCGGCCGCCCGCCGATCGGAGAGATCCGGCAGGAAGTTGACGCCCGAGCGCTGCGAGGTCGCCGCCCAGCTACCGGGGATGCCGCTCGAGGCGGCGCCGCAGCCGAAGACCGCCACCCGCCCGTGCGGGGTGCCCACCAGCACCGGGCGGTGCGCTTCGGCGGCATCGCACCCGGCGCCCGCCCAGCGCAGTCCGGCGCGGGACAGCGAATCGAGAGTGTCGGCCAGCCCCTGACGGCCGAAGTCCAGCACGTGGTTGTTCGCCAGGTTGCACACGTCCGGGCGGGCCACGCGCAAGCAGCCCACGTTGGCCGGGTTCATGCGGTAGTGCAAGTCCTTGTCCGCGGCGAAGTGGTCGCCGCGGGTGATGCTGGTCTCCAGGTTGATCACCCGCACGTCCGGCGCGGACTCGTCGATGATCCGCAGCGCCTTGCCCCAGGGCCAGGAGTAGCCGACCGGGCAGCGGATCGTGCCGTTGCGCTCCTCGGCGGCCGCGACGTAGCTGCGCGCGTCCCGCAGGTAGCGCTCGCGCAGTGCGGGATCGCCGGGATGCGGCAGGATCTGGTCGACCCCGCGACCGGGCATCACGTCGCCGCACAGGAACAACTTCACGGCGCGAGCACGATCCAGACCTGGCCGGGGCCGACCGGCAGGGGCTCGCCGGAGGGCCCGGTGTAGGTGGCAGCGGCGTCCGGGGCCGGGCGTGACCAGGTGCCGTCGAAGGCGCGGCCGTCGCGCAGGACCACGACCGCTCCGGTTCCGACGGTCTCGGCGATCGGCGAGGGGTTGCCCGCCGCGTCGCGGATGTCGGATTCGCGTTCTCGCACCTGCTGGATCACCACGGTCGGCGGGCTGAGGCGACCGGTGTCGGTCGCCGCGTAGGGCTCGCCGTCCATCGAGACCTGCCAGCGCTGGTCCGGTTGCGACCAGGAGAACTCCACCGTGGCGGACGGGAAGTGGACCTCGTAGTGGTCGGTCGGGGTGCCACCTGCCGGGACCGGGCCGGTGACCAGCCGGTTCCGGGGCGGCCAGTCGGCGCCGGGTGGCAGCTTGGCGGGGTCGAGGAACAGGTTGTGCGGCACCGGGCGCGTCCTGTCGCGGGAATAGGCGGCGGGTTCGTTGGCGTCGGAGGCGTCGGTCAGCGGGGCCGCGGCGATCCGGGGAAGCAGTTCGGGTGCCGCGCCGGAGTAGGCCAGGGTCGGGTGGCCGAACTGGGGGAGCAGCTCGGCGTCGGTCTCCCGCGCGCTGCGCACCGGGCCGATCCGGGGCGGCAGATTATCGGTGAAGATCGCCAGCAAGCGGCTGTAGCCGCCTTCGACCGGCTCCACGTAGATCAGGTTCGCCGCGCCGATGCCGACCGGTGGGCGCGCGTCCGCCACGTTGTCGATCTTGACCGCCAGCACCGGCGCAGCGGGTTCGGCACGCGGTGGCTCGCACGCGACTCCGCCGAGCACCGTGAGCACGATCAGCGCTGCGCCGGACAATCCGCGCAGCAATCCGCGCCGCATCGAAATGCCCCCTCGGCTCCCAGGCTACGCCGGTCAGCGCCAGGCGAAGACCGGCTGCTCCAGGTCGGCGACCCGGGTGTGCCGGTCGTGCAGCACGACCTCGCGGAACTGGTGCAGCACGGCGGCGGTCGGCGCGTGGACGAGGGTGTCCAGCATCGGCAGCTGGATCACCGGGCGGTCCGATTCGGCGATCCGCACGAAGCGCGGCGCGACGTCCAGATCGGTCAGCGGCACCAGGTCGACCCCGGCCACCTCGGCGGGGTTGGGCGCCAGTTGCGGCGCCTCGCCGATCCACACCACGATCGGCGTGATCACGTAGCCGGAGCGGGTCGCGTAGTCGTCCAGCCTGCCGAGCACGTCGTGCTCGGGCGCGGACACGCCGAGCTCTTCACGCAGTTCGCGCAGCGCAGCGCGAGGTGCGTCCTCGCCCGGGTCCAGCCGACCGCCGGGCAGCGCGAACTGGCCCGCGTGCGCGCGCAGCGTCGCGGCCCGCCGTGTCACCCAGACGCCGAGCTCGCCGTCCTCGCTGGCCAGCGCGATGGTCACCGCGGCAGCCCGGCGGTCGTCCAGCGGGATGTGGGTGGCGGGGAAGCGGCTCAGGCGGGTGGCGATGTGACGGCGGACTTCACCGGGGTCGGGCATCGGGAATCCTCTCGCCTGGAGCGTGCGTACCTGCATTTTTGCACGGAATTGCGAAATAAGTTAGTCTCGCTAACCGTCGGTAAGTGGCGGTGGTGGCAGGTGCGAATATCCCTGCATTCGGCCCTGAATCCGTAACTATATGATCACGGTGTGCAGCTTCGGTATCGCTTCCGTCTGTACCCGACGCCGGGCCAGCAAGCCGCGCTGGCTCGGGCGTTCGGATGCGCTCGTGTGGTGTTCAACGGCGCTATCGCCGCGCGGCGTGAAGCCTACGAAGCAGGCAAGAAAATGCCCACCGCATCGGAGTTGTGCAAGCTCCTGGTCACCGAGGCGAAGAAGACTCCAGAACGAGGGTGGTTGGCCAGTGTGTCGGCTGTCGTCCTGCAGCAGGCGTTCCGGGACGCAGATCAGGCGTATAAGAACTTCTTCGACTCGATGAGCGGAAAACGTGCTGGTCGCAAGGTTGGTGCGCCCCGGTTCAAGACTCGGCGTGACCGTCGGCAGGCGGTGCGATTCACCGCCAACGCCCGCTGGTCGGTCACTGCGGGCGGCAAACTGCGTCTCCCCAAGATCGGCGATGTGCCGGTGCAATGGTCGCGTGCCCTGCCATCGGCAGCGTCGAGCGTGACCGTCATCAAAGACGCAGCCGGACGATACTTCGCGTCGTTCGTCGTCGACGCCAGCCCTGAATCCATCGAGACCGAGGCTCCGGAGATCGGTGTTGATCTGGGGCTGGGCCACTTCGCAGTGCTCTCGGACGGCACGAAGATCAAAGCCCCGAAGTTCCTCCGCAACGCCGAACGCAAGCTCAAGCGAGCACAACGAAACCTCTCCCGCAAGCAGAAGGACAGCAACAACCGCGACAAAGCCAGGATCAAGCTGGCCCGCGCTCATGCACGTGTCGCCGATGCGCGCCGCGAGTTCCATCACCAGCTCTCCACTCAGCTGATTCGCGAGAACCAAGCGATCGCAGTGGAAGACCTGGTGGTCTCGGGACTGGCCCGCACGCGCCTGGCCAAGTCCGTGCACGACGCCGGATGGTCGGCGTTCGTGGCGATGCTGGAGTACAAAGCCGCACTGTATGGACGCAGCGTCGTGCGTATCGACAGGTTCGAACCCACTTCTCAGGTGTGCTCGAACTGCGGCACCAAGGACGGACCAAAGCCGCTGCACGTGCGTGTCTGGCGGTGCCAGGAATGCGGAACGCACCTGGATCGGGACATTAATGCGGCGGTCAACGTCGCGAAGGCCGCCGGACTGGCGGTGACAGCCTGTGGAGCGCATGTAAGCCCCGAACGTGTTCGGGCAGAGCGCGGTGAAGCAGGAACCCACCGAGGCGACCTGGCGAGCGCGGAGCCCCGCGCCGCCAGACGCGGTAGGAATCACCGGCCTCTTCGGACCGGTGAGGAAGTCAACTGCTGCCTTTCCACGCTCTAGAGCAGCTTGATGTCCTCGATGAGCCAGCGCTCCTCGATGCGCAGGAGCGTCATCTGCATCCGGTTCCGGTCGATCCGGGGCTGCGGGTTGTTCACGTTGGTGATCTCCTGGTCGACGAACAGCGTCACCACGGCTCGCTGCAGATCGGCCTCGGCGATCCCGGCGGAGAGCACCGAGCCCTTCGACACCGCGCGGTTCTGCCTGATCAGCTCGGTCAGGCTGTCGCTGATCTCCCGGTACTGCTCGGCGAACTGACCGTGCGAGTTCGCGGTGATGGCGGCGAAGTTCCGGTCCAGGCTGGTGAAGTCGTAAGTGGACAGATCCGAGGCGTAGGTGCGCGCCGCCTCCAGCGCGGTGCGGCGAGCGTCCTCGACGGCCCGCGCCTGCTGCAGCTGGACTCCGAAAGTGCCCAGCACGGCGAGAGTGGCGACGAGCAGGGCGATGGCGAGCAGGACCTTCGGGCGGCGGAACCGCTTCGGTTCTCCGGAGGTGTCGGTCATCAGCGAACTCCTTGCAGCGGGACGGAATACCAGGACCGCGGGCCGAGGACGGTTGCCTGGCCGCCCGCGGTGCCGAGCCGGAAGCCGGCCGGGGTCTGGCCGGTGGCCGGGTCGTAGGTGGTCATCGCCGGGCGCGGGGCGTTCGCC
This portion of the Saccharopolyspora antimicrobica genome encodes:
- a CDS encoding DUF3048 domain-containing protein; translation: MRRGLLRGLSGAALIVLTVLGGVACEPPRAEPAAPVLAVKIDNVADARPPVGIGAANLIYVEPVEGGYSRLLAIFTDNLPPRIGPVRSARETDAELLPQFGHPTLAYSGAAPELLPRIAAAPLTDASDANEPAAYSRDRTRPVPHNLFLDPAKLPPGADWPPRNRLVTGPVPAGGTPTDHYEVHFPSATVEFSWSQPDQRWQVSMDGEPYAATDTGRLSPPTVVIQQVRERESDIRDAAGNPSPIAETVGTGAVVVLRDGRAFDGTWSRPAPDAAATYTGPSGEPLPVGPGQVWIVLAP
- a CDS encoding TSCPD domain-containing protein, whose product is MARTDVASAQRRRQLIRMDHGAVRQHPPRRRRGYTVRFDIGGVAGHLTTNAYPDGKLGEVWVSIDQQGSPLSGFLDSLSAAVSLGLQHGVPLESYVAKYVGAQFEPRGPVSDPDIGYAHSLPDYVFRRLALDYLDAQTCAQLGIRSQS
- a CDS encoding RNA-guided endonuclease InsQ/TnpB family protein, with the protein product MQLRYRFRLYPTPGQQAALARAFGCARVVFNGAIAARREAYEAGKKMPTASELCKLLVTEAKKTPERGWLASVSAVVLQQAFRDADQAYKNFFDSMSGKRAGRKVGAPRFKTRRDRRQAVRFTANARWSVTAGGKLRLPKIGDVPVQWSRALPSAASSVTVIKDAAGRYFASFVVDASPESIETEAPEIGVDLGLGHFAVLSDGTKIKAPKFLRNAERKLKRAQRNLSRKQKDSNNRDKARIKLARAHARVADARREFHHQLSTQLIRENQAIAVEDLVVSGLARTRLAKSVHDAGWSAFVAMLEYKAALYGRSVVRIDRFEPTSQVCSNCGTKDGPKPLHVRVWRCQECGTHLDRDINAAVNVAKAAGLAVTACGAHVSPERVRAERGEAGTHRGDLASAEPRAARRGRNHRPLRTGEEVNCCLSTL
- a CDS encoding NUDIX hydrolase, producing MPDPGEVRRHIATRLSRFPATHIPLDDRRAAAVTIALASEDGELGVWVTRRAATLRAHAGQFALPGGRLDPGEDAPRAALRELREELGVSAPEHDVLGRLDDYATRSGYVITPIVVWIGEAPQLAPNPAEVAGVDLVPLTDLDVAPRFVRIAESDRPVIQLPMLDTLVHAPTAAVLHQFREVVLHDRHTRVADLEQPVFAWR
- a CDS encoding Crp/Fnr family transcriptional regulator codes for the protein MVHQGIRAKHQTGDRLLDQGTPGGWVLLCLSGRLKVVYAEPDGREVMLAVRGPGDVIGEFSSRDGLPRSATVQAIEPGVTSKLADRRFTELVETLGLRAQLDGYIMGKLRASAAHAWQLAHHTTTARLADLIATLIDAAGPDHPAPTTIAMSQEELAAALGLVRSAITPVLARWKSSGLIRISRGKLHITDFGALRRLRSADVSTSGQNSAR
- a CDS encoding CapA family protein yields the protein MKLFLCGDVMPGRGVDQILPHPGDPALRERYLRDARSYVAAAEERNGTIRCPVGYSWPWGKALRIIDESAPDVRVINLETSITRGDHFAADKDLHYRMNPANVGCLRVARPDVCNLANNHVLDFGRQGLADTLDSLSRAGLRWAGAGCDAAEAHRPVLVGTPHGRVAVFGCGAASSGIPGSWAATSQRSGVNFLPDLSDRRAAELTAEIREQTRPGDLVVVSLHWGTNWQYPVTAEQIGFAHRLIDGGVHVVHGHSSHHPRPIEVYRGRLVLYGCGDLIDDYEGIPGYEHYRDDLRLLFFASLTPTGDLVELRMVPMQARRMRLHPASAADTEWLHATLTRISAEFGTEVALSDGTLRARRRS